The Panicum virgatum strain AP13 chromosome 5K, P.virgatum_v5, whole genome shotgun sequence genome has a window encoding:
- the LOC120708373 gene encoding protein GAMETE CELL DEFECTIVE 1, mitochondrial-like — MLTLRKTLLHGRLPAPPAAAGAAPSRISSILRFFSSSSTGGSGGGDEWGASSLPSGGGGGDDWGSTWSTGLTKDHFDGSSPSVGHPVPPPSAPVSRELAAVRAMDEEDKMIRDLERDNRESKAYVDSWGDRMRETCALLKQVREPGARGSYLKDSEKQEMYRLHKEDPATYTVERLAKDFRVMRQRVHAILWLKEMEEEEERKRGQPLDDSIEILLDSCPEFFHSHDREFHVASLPYKPDFKVMPEGWDGTTRDPDEVLYEISMKEDKMLYEEFVQRLEFNKKKVAGEVKCHKYSRRRPDDGWTYMVEKLGPQGKRGAGGGWKFISLPDGSSRALNDMEKMYVKRETPKRRRRIIAPYK; from the exons ATGCTCACCCTTCGCAAAAccctcctccatggccgcctccctgcgccgccggccgccgccggggccgccccGTCTCGAATCTCCTCCATCCTccgcttcttctcctcctcctctaccGGGGGCAGCGGAGGTGGGGACGAATGGGGCGCCTCCTCCTTGCCCAGCGGGGGCGGGGGTGGGGACGATTGGGGCTCCACCTGGTCCACCGGCCTCACCAAGGACCACTTCGACGGGTCCTCGCCCTCCGTCGGCCATCCGGTCCCGCCCCCCTCCGCCCCCGTCTCCCGTGAGCTGGCGGCCGTCCGCGCCATGGACGAGGAGGACAAAATGATCCGGGACCTGGAGCGGGACAACCGCGAGTCCAAGGCGTACGTGGATTCGTGGGGCGACCGGATGCGGGAGACCTGCGCGCTCCTGAAGCAGGTGCGGGAGCCGGGCGCCCGGGGCTCGTACCTCAAGGACTCGGAGAAGCAGGAGATGTACCGGCTGCACAAGGAGGATCCCGCGACGTACACCGTGGAGCGGCTCGCCAAGGACTTCCGCGTCATGCGGCAGCGCGTGCACGCCATCCTGTGGCTCAAGGAgatggaggaagaggaggagcggAAGAGGGGCCAGCCACTCGACGACTCCATCGAGATCCTGCTGGACAGCTGCCCAGA ATTCTTCCATTCCCATGACAGGGAATTTCATGTAGCATCCCTTCCATATAAACCTGACTTCAAAGTGATGCCTGAGGGCTGGGATGGCACAACAAGAGATCCTGACGAGGTTCTATATGAAATTTCAATGAAGGAAGATAAGATGTTGTATGAAGAATTTGTTCAGCGCTTGGAATTCAACAAGAAGAAG GTGGCAGGGGAGGTTAAGTGCCACAAGTACAGCAGACGTAGACCAGATGATGGATGGACCTACATGGTCGAGAAGCTTGGGCCGCAGGGAAAGCGCGGTGCAGGAGGGGGCTGGAAGTTCATAAGCTTACCAGATGGATCTAGCCGTGCACTAAATGATATGGAGAAGATGTATGTGAAGAGGGAGACTCCAAAACGGCGAAGGAGGATAATTGCGCCATACAAGTGA
- the LOC120708372 gene encoding probable glycerol-3-phosphate dehydrogenase [NAD(+)] 2, cytosolic encodes MGGAEGPGHPNGHASGAVVAEKLDELRRQLGKADGDPLRIVGVGAGAWGSVFCALLQDAYGHLRDRAQVRIWRRPGRAVDRATAEHLFEVINAREDVLRRLIRRCAYLKYVEARLGDRTLYADEILRDGFCLNMIDTPLCPLKVVTNLQEAVWDADIVVNGLPSTDTREVFGEIGRYWKERITAPIIISLAKGIEASLDPLPRIITPTQMISNATGVPLENILYLGGPNIASEIYNKEYANARICGADKWRKPLAKFLRQPHFIVWDNSDLITHEVMGGLKNVYAIGAGMVAALTNESATSKSVYFALCTSEMIYITHLLEEEPEKLAGPLLADTYVTLLKGRNAWYGQKLAKGELTLEMGDSIKGKGTIQGVSAVDAFYELLSQDSLSVMHPEANRSVAPVEMCPILKALHRILIKRDRPADSILQAIRDETMYDPRERIEMAQGHSLYRPSLLGQPKGDVKA; translated from the exons ATGGGGGGAGCGGAGGGGCCGGGCCACCCGAACGGCCACGCGAGCGGGGCCGTGGTGGCGGAGAAGCTGGacgagctgcggcggcagctGGGGAAGGCGGACGGGGACCCGCTCCGGATCGTCGGCGTCGGGGCGGGGGCCTGGGGCAGCGTCTTCTGCGCGCTGCTGCAGGACGCGTACGGCCACCTCCGCGACAGGGCGCAGGTCCGCATctggcgccgccccggccgcgccgtcgaccgcgccaccgccgagcacctcttcgaggtcatcaacgcgcGCGAGGACGTCCTGCGCCGCCTCATCCGCCGCTGCGCCTACCTCAAGTACGTCGAGGCGCGCCTGGGGGACCGCACGCTCTACGCCGACGAGATACTCAGGGACGGCTTCTGCCTCAACATGATCGACACGCCGCTCTGCCCGCTCAAGGTCGTCACCAACCTGCAGGAGGCCGTCTGGGACGCCGACATTGTCGTCAACGGCCTGCCCTCCACCGACACCAGGGAGGTCTTCGGGGAGATTGGGAGGTACTGGAAGGAGAGGATTACTGCCCCTATCATCATCTCGCTGGCCAAGGGGATAGAGGCCTCCCTGGATCCACTGCCACGGATCATAACTCCCACGCAGATGATTAGCAATGCAA CTGGGGTTCCTCTGGAGAACATTCTATATCTTGGTGGCCCAAATATCGCCTCTGAAATTTACAACAAAGAATATGCAAATGCGCGTATTTGTGGAGCTGACAAATGGAGGAAACCTCTTGCGAAGTTCCTGAGACAACCTCATTTTATTGTGTGGGATAATAGTGACCTCATCACTCACGAGGTTATGGGAGGCTTAAAAAATGTATATGCTATTGGTGCTG GTATGGTAGCAGCACTAACCAATGAGAGTGCAACGAGCAAATCTGTTTACTTTGCACTTTGCACATCTGAGATGATCTACATCACGCACCTCCTGGAAGAAGAACCTGAAAAACTTGCCGGACCATTATTAGCAGACACTTATGTCACATTGTTGAAAGGTCGTAATGCCTGGTATGGGCAGAAGTTAGCTAAAGGGGAATTGACATTAGAAATGGGTGACAGCATAAAAGGCAAAGGGACCATTCAG GGTGTCTCTGCAGTTGATGCATTTTATGAGCTTCTTAGTCAGGATAGCTTAAGTGTGATGCATCCAGAAGCCAACAGATCTGTTGCGCCGGTTGAGATGTGCCCAATTTTAAAAGCGCTACATAGAATTTTGATCAAGAG GGACCGTCCTGCTGACTCGATTCTTCAGGCTATAAGAGATGAGACAATGTATGATCCACGTGAAAGAATTGAGATGGCACAAGGTCACTCACTTTACCGACCATCTCTTCTTGGTCAACCAAAAGGAGATGTAAAAGCCTAG
- the LOC120708374 gene encoding basic leucine zipper 23-like → MDDEVDLPSHLLFLHHEISCGFDDFLKSTTACTHTHTCNPPGPSAAVHTHTCLHTHTQVVASDDELRKPRKPLGNREAVRKYREKKKAHAAFLEEEVKKLRATNQQLLRRLQGHAALEAEVVRLRGLLFDVRGKIDAEIDSFPFQKHSSVDSVICTEPPLSINTDAEVAARVASSGGPTILDFEIDESGSISR, encoded by the coding sequence ATGGACGATGAAGTAGACCTTCCAAGCCATCTTCTGTTCTTACACCATGAGATCTCTTGTGGATTTGACGATTTCCTGAAGAGTACAACTGCATGTACTCATACACATACTTGTAATCCACCGGGTCCATCGGCAGCTGTGCATACCCACACATGCCTCCACACGCACACGCAAGTCGTAGCCTCTGACGACGAGCTGAGGAAGCCTCGGAAACCTTTGGGAAATAGAGAGGCTGTGCGCAAGTACCGGGAGAAGAAGAAAGCACATGCAGCCTTCTTAGAGGAGGAGGTCAAGAAGCTCCGTGCCACTAACCAGCAGCTGCTGAGGAGATTGCAGGGACATGCAGCACTGGAGGCTGAGGTGGTGAGGTTAAGGGGCCTCTTGTTTGATGTCCGAGGCAAGATCGATGCAGAGATCGATTCATTCCCGTTCCAAAAGCATAGCAGTGTTGATTCTGTTATTTGTACAGAGCCTCCTCTTTCCATTAACACTGATGCCGAGGTAGCAGCCCGGGTGGCCAGCTCTGGTGGACCAACAATTTTGGATTTTGAGATTGATGAAAGTGGCAGTATTTCACGATAA